The Saprospiraceae bacterium genome includes a window with the following:
- the rpsJ gene encoding 30S ribosomal protein S10, with protein MNQKIRIKLRSYDHNLVDKSTEKIVKTVKNSGAVISGPIPLPTEKEVFTVLRSPHVNKKSREQFQLRTHKRIIEIFTPTQKTVDALSKLELPSGVDIQVKLT; from the coding sequence ATGAATCAAAAAATCAGGATAAAACTCCGCTCTTACGATCACAATTTGGTAGATAAAAGTACTGAAAAGATTGTAAAAACGGTCAAAAACAGCGGTGCTGTTATTTCCGGTCCGATTCCGCTGCCAACAGAGAAAGAAGTATTTACAGTATTGCGTTCCCCGCATGTAAATAAAAAATCTCGTGAGCAGTTCCAGCTAAGGACCCACAAACGCATCATCGAGATTTTTACACCAACCCAGAAGACAGTTGACGCATTGTCAAAACTAGAACTTCCTAGTGGTGTGGATATCCAGGTGAAGCTCACTTAA
- the rpsH gene encoding 30S ribosomal protein S8 has protein sequence MIVTDPIADYLTRIRNAQMAGHKIVEIPSSNMKKSITEILYDHGYILKYKFDDAAGKQGVISIALKYDPVTKKPVIRELGRISTSGLRQYSGSKEIPKIINGLGISIVSTSRGLMTDKQARKENIGGELICYIY, from the coding sequence ATGATAGTAACAGATCCAATTGCAGATTATTTGACCAGAATCAGAAATGCACAGATGGCAGGTCATAAAATAGTGGAGATTCCTTCATCCAACATGAAAAAGTCTATCACTGAGATACTTTATGATCATGGTTACATACTCAAATACAAATTTGATGATGCTGCCGGAAAACAGGGAGTGATCAGTATTGCTTTAAAGTATGATCCTGTCACAAAAAAACCTGTAATCAGAGAATTGGGAAGAATATCTACTTCAGGTCTACGTCAGTATTCAGGTTCTAAAGAAATACCAAAGATCATCAACGGGCTAGGTATTTCTATTGTTTCTACCTCAAGAGGATTAATGACCGACAAACAGGCTAGAAAAGAGAATATCGGGGGTGAATTGATCTGTTATATTTATTAA
- the rplF gene encoding 50S ribosomal protein L6: protein MSRIGKAVISIPSGVSVDVSKGNFVTVKGAKGTLSEQINPELNIKIEDGTLSVERPTDQKRHREVHGLSRSLINNMVTGVSSGFSKQMELVGVGYRVNNTGNLLELLVGYSHPIYFMIPSEIKLTTKMEKGENPTIIMEGSDKQLLGQVCAKIRTYRKPEPYKGKGIKFTGESIRRKAGKTSGKK, encoded by the coding sequence ATGTCTAGAATTGGCAAAGCTGTAATTAGCATACCTTCGGGTGTATCAGTGGATGTAAGTAAAGGTAACTTTGTGACAGTAAAAGGTGCCAAAGGTACTTTATCTGAACAAATAAATCCTGAATTGAATATCAAAATTGAAGATGGTACTCTAAGTGTAGAAAGACCAACTGATCAAAAGAGACATAGAGAAGTGCATGGACTTTCGAGATCACTTATTAACAATATGGTGACGGGAGTTTCTTCTGGATTTTCCAAACAAATGGAATTAGTGGGTGTTGGATATCGTGTGAATAATACAGGCAATCTTCTGGAATTGCTAGTCGGATACTCTCACCCTATATATTTTATGATCCCGTCTGAAATCAAACTTACAACAAAAATGGAAAAGGGTGAAAACCCAACCATTATCATGGAAGGATCAGACAAACAGCTTTTGGGGCAGGTATGTGCTAAAATACGCACTTACAGGAAACCGGAACCTTATAAAGGAAAAGGTATCAAATTTACTGGCGAGAGTATCAGAAGAAAAGCAGGGAAAACATCAGGTAAAAAATAA
- the rpmC gene encoding 50S ribosomal protein L29, protein MASKKFLELQTMSVESIGTELRQSMTDLNRMKFDHGAKGLENPLELKNLRKDVARLQTELRDRELKAMSAEDLAKRSKIRFRRK, encoded by the coding sequence ATGGCATCAAAAAAATTTTTAGAGTTGCAGACAATGTCTGTCGAATCTATTGGAACTGAGCTTCGCCAGTCAATGACTGACCTGAATCGAATGAAATTTGATCATGGTGCTAAAGGTTTGGAAAATCCATTGGAATTAAAAAATCTTAGGAAGGATGTAGCAAGACTGCAAACTGAGTTGAGAGACAGAGAATTGAAGGCTATGTCTGCTGAAGATCTTGCTAAGAGATCAAAAATCAGATTCAGAAGAAAGTAA
- the fusA gene encoding elongation factor G, giving the protein MAKDLKYTRNIGIAAHIDAGKTTTTERILYYTGISHKIGEVHDGAATMDWMEQEQERGITITSAATTCNWNYPTTQGQSLPETKQYHFNIIDTPGHVDFTVEVNRSLRVLDGLVFLFSAVDGVEPQSETNWRLAERYRVPSIAFVNKMDRSGADFFNVVNDIKEKLGANAIPLQVPIGAEEKFKGAVDLITNIAMVWNEEDQGMTYKVIDIPADIADTVAEYRAKLIEAVAEYDVELMEKFFEDPDSITVPEINAAVRAAVMDLAFTPVMCGSAFKNKGVQAVLDAVCAFLPSPTDTAGITGTNPKTEKEEVRRPIVTDPFAALAFKIATDPYVGRLAFMRVYSGGLDAGSYVLNTRSNNKERISRLYQMHANKQNAIERVEAGDIAAGVGFKDIRTGDTLCEEAHPIVLESMVFPEPVIGLAIEPKTQKDLDKLGMALNKLSEEDPTFRVKYDEETNQTVISGMGELHLEIIVDRLRREFKVEVNEGAPQVNYKEALTSSVEHTERLKKQSGGSGLFAQMSFELGPADEKFLESEDFKSGKTKLQFVNDIFGGSVPKEYFASIVKGFNSMMDNGILAGYHIDSMKVRLYDGQTHAVDSKPLAFELCAKEGFKEASKKCSPVLLEPIMKLEVVSPDEYVGSVIGDLNRRRGLPKGQEARSGGAVAIAAEVPLAEMFGYVTQLRTITSGRASSSMEFSHYSPAPKGIADAVIEKAKGAKA; this is encoded by the coding sequence ATGGCAAAAGATCTTAAATATACCAGAAATATAGGTATCGCAGCTCACATTGATGCGGGTAAAACTACAACAACAGAAAGGATTCTGTACTATACAGGCATAAGTCATAAAATAGGAGAGGTGCATGATGGTGCTGCTACTATGGACTGGATGGAACAGGAGCAGGAGAGAGGTATCACCATCACTTCAGCAGCTACTACTTGTAACTGGAATTATCCTACCACTCAAGGTCAATCCCTTCCTGAAACTAAACAATACCATTTTAACATCATCGATACTCCAGGTCACGTGGATTTTACTGTAGAAGTAAACCGGTCTCTTAGAGTACTTGATGGACTGGTTTTCCTTTTCAGTGCTGTTGATGGTGTTGAGCCTCAGTCTGAGACTAACTGGAGATTAGCAGAAAGGTATCGAGTTCCTAGTATTGCTTTCGTCAACAAGATGGATAGATCTGGAGCTGATTTCTTCAATGTAGTAAATGATATCAAAGAAAAACTCGGAGCCAATGCTATTCCTTTACAAGTTCCGATAGGAGCAGAAGAAAAATTTAAAGGAGCAGTAGACCTGATCACCAACATCGCCATGGTGTGGAATGAAGAAGATCAGGGTATGACTTACAAAGTAATTGATATACCTGCTGATATAGCGGATACCGTTGCAGAGTACAGAGCTAAGCTGATAGAAGCAGTTGCCGAGTATGACGTAGAACTGATGGAAAAATTCTTTGAAGATCCGGATTCAATCACCGTACCTGAAATCAATGCAGCTGTAAGAGCAGCCGTAATGGATCTTGCATTTACACCTGTGATGTGTGGTTCAGCATTTAAAAATAAAGGAGTTCAGGCCGTACTTGATGCCGTCTGTGCATTTTTGCCTTCGCCAACAGATACAGCAGGTATCACCGGTACTAATCCCAAAACAGAAAAAGAAGAAGTCAGAAGACCGATAGTCACTGATCCTTTTGCAGCACTTGCTTTCAAAATAGCTACAGATCCATATGTAGGTAGATTAGCATTTATGCGCGTTTACTCTGGTGGATTGGATGCCGGGTCATATGTACTCAACACAAGGTCAAATAATAAAGAAAGAATTTCCAGATTGTATCAAATGCATGCTAATAAACAAAACGCCATTGAGCGTGTTGAGGCAGGTGATATTGCCGCTGGAGTTGGATTTAAAGATATCAGAACTGGAGATACACTTTGTGAAGAAGCGCATCCAATCGTGCTTGAAAGTATGGTATTTCCTGAGCCTGTTATTGGTCTTGCTATTGAGCCAAAGACACAAAAAGATCTGGATAAGTTGGGTATGGCACTCAATAAACTTTCAGAGGAAGATCCGACGTTCAGAGTAAAATATGATGAAGAGACCAATCAGACAGTTATCAGTGGTATGGGTGAATTACACCTTGAAATCATTGTAGATCGTTTGAGAAGAGAGTTTAAAGTGGAAGTGAATGAAGGAGCTCCTCAGGTCAACTATAAAGAAGCACTCACTTCAAGTGTCGAACATACTGAAAGGCTTAAAAAGCAATCTGGAGGTTCTGGACTTTTTGCTCAGATGTCATTTGAATTAGGGCCGGCAGATGAGAAGTTTTTAGAATCAGAAGATTTTAAATCTGGTAAAACAAAGCTTCAGTTTGTCAATGATATTTTTGGTGGATCAGTTCCGAAAGAATACTTTGCTTCTATCGTCAAAGGGTTTAATTCCATGATGGACAATGGTATTTTGGCAGGTTACCATATAGACAGTATGAAAGTAAGACTTTATGATGGTCAGACTCACGCTGTTGACTCAAAGCCACTTGCTTTTGAACTTTGTGCAAAAGAAGGTTTCAAGGAAGCTTCCAAAAAATGTAGTCCGGTTTTACTTGAGCCAATCATGAAGCTTGAAGTGGTTTCGCCTGATGAATATGTTGGTAGTGTAATAGGTGACCTCAACAGAAGGAGAGGACTTCCAAAAGGACAGGAAGCAAGATCAGGTGGGGCAGTAGCTATTGCAGCTGAAGTTCCGTTGGCTGAGATGTTTGGATATGTGACTCAATTGCGTACCATCACCTCTGGAAGAGCAAGCAGTAGTATGGAGTTTAGCCATTATTCGCCGGCACCAAAAGGCATCGCTGACGCTGTCATCGAAAAAGCAAAAGGCGCTAAAGCTTAA
- the rplE gene encoding 50S ribosomal protein L5 produces the protein MPRLKQKYREEIVSKLNEQFGYKTVMQVPRLEKICINQGVGSATQDKKLVDNALNEMTTITGQKAVSTIASKSISNFKLREFMPIGARVTLRNKKMYEFLDRLITVALPRVRDFKGINDKSFDGRGNYSLGVKEQIIFPEIDIDKVNKITGMDISFVTTAKTDAEALALLKELGLPFKNQKN, from the coding sequence ATACCTAGACTTAAGCAGAAATACAGGGAAGAGATCGTCTCCAAATTGAATGAACAATTTGGATATAAGACTGTCATGCAGGTGCCTAGACTTGAAAAGATATGTATCAATCAGGGTGTTGGTTCTGCTACCCAGGACAAAAAACTTGTCGATAATGCATTAAACGAGATGACTACCATTACAGGTCAAAAGGCTGTTTCAACAATTGCCTCCAAGTCTATTTCGAATTTTAAGTTGAGAGAGTTTATGCCTATAGGTGCAAGAGTAACACTCAGAAATAAGAAGATGTATGAATTCCTTGATAGACTTATTACGGTGGCATTACCACGAGTAAGAGACTTTAAAGGCATAAATGACAAGAGTTTTGACGGAAGAGGAAATTATTCTCTGGGTGTTAAAGAACAAATTATCTTCCCGGAGATTGACATTGACAAAGTAAATAAGATCACAGGTATGGACATAAGCTTTGTTACAACTGCCAAAACTGATGCTGAAGCCCTGGCTTTGCTAAAAGAGTTAGGATTACCTTTTAAAAATCAAAAGAATTAA
- the rplW gene encoding 50S ribosomal protein L23, whose product MSGNILIKPVISEKSESLTAKGNQYTFVVDKNANKLEIKKAVEAMFSTNVLAVNTVIVPARMKSRNTRSGVIRGKVSSYKKAYVTLAEGESLDIYNSSEE is encoded by the coding sequence ATGTCTGGAAATATATTAATAAAACCGGTTATCTCCGAAAAATCTGAGTCCCTTACAGCAAAAGGAAATCAGTACACATTCGTAGTTGACAAAAATGCCAACAAATTAGAGATTAAAAAAGCTGTGGAAGCAATGTTCTCTACTAACGTGTTGGCTGTCAATACAGTGATTGTTCCTGCAAGAATGAAATCACGAAATACCAGATCAGGAGTCATCAGAGGCAAGGTAAGTTCTTACAAGAAGGCTTATGTTACTCTGGCTGAGGGAGAGAGCCTTGATATTTATAACAGTTCAGAAGAGTAA
- the rplC gene encoding 50S ribosomal protein L3, which produces MNGLIGKKFGMTSIFDASGKNIACTVIEAQSNIVTQVKSVETDGYDAIQLSYGEAKVKNTSKALQGHFEKAGTSPKQEVVEFRDYPLDRALGEEVNIGDIFNEGDKVSAIGTSKGKGFMGVVKRHNFNGVGQATHGQHNRLRAPGSVGASAWPSRVFKGVRMAGRVGNERVKTKNLKIVKLLPEMNIILIQGAVPGHKGSYVIIEK; this is translated from the coding sequence ATGAACGGATTAATAGGAAAAAAGTTTGGTATGACCAGTATTTTCGATGCGAGTGGCAAAAATATTGCTTGCACAGTCATCGAGGCCCAGTCTAATATCGTCACTCAGGTTAAGTCGGTGGAGACAGATGGATATGATGCCATTCAACTGAGTTATGGTGAAGCAAAGGTAAAAAACACTTCAAAGGCGCTTCAGGGCCATTTTGAAAAGGCAGGCACTTCACCCAAACAGGAAGTAGTCGAGTTCAGAGATTATCCATTGGATAGGGCTTTGGGCGAAGAGGTCAATATTGGTGATATATTCAATGAAGGAGATAAAGTTAGTGCCATAGGAACTTCCAAAGGTAAGGGTTTTATGGGTGTCGTAAAAAGACATAACTTTAACGGAGTTGGACAAGCTACCCACGGACAGCATAATAGATTGAGAGCTCCGGGATCAGTAGGTGCTTCAGCATGGCCTTCACGGGTTTTCAAAGGAGTGCGTATGGCAGGAAGAGTTGGAAATGAAAGAGTGAAGACTAAAAATTTAAAAATTGTTAAGCTTTTACCGGAAATGAACATTATCCTTATTCAAGGAGCTGTTCCTGGTCACAAAGGTTCTTATGTAATTATTGAAAAGTAA
- the rpsC gene encoding 30S ribosomal protein S3 has product MGQKTNPIGNRLGIIRGWDSSWFGGKEFGQKVVEDEQIRVYLNARIQKGGLSKIVIERTLKRITVTMHTSRPGIIIGKGGQEVDRIKEELKKLTSKDVQINIIEIRRPELDSAIVGETIAKQIESRINYKRAIKMGIQSAIRAGAEGIKVRVSGRLNGAEMARSEEFKDGRTPLHTFRADIDYSIKEALTVYGKIGIKTWICKGEVLEKRDLSPNVTAGKANTDGGGENRERGDRGDHRGGRGERGDRNERRGGDRRGGQGGQGGQGGNRKR; this is encoded by the coding sequence ATGGGTCAAAAGACAAATCCAATAGGAAACAGACTTGGTATCATCAGAGGATGGGATTCAAGTTGGTTTGGTGGTAAAGAGTTTGGTCAGAAAGTCGTAGAAGACGAACAAATCAGAGTTTACCTGAACGCTCGAATTCAGAAAGGTGGTCTTTCAAAAATTGTAATTGAAAGAACGCTTAAAAGAATCACCGTTACTATGCACACTTCAAGACCGGGTATCATCATTGGTAAAGGTGGTCAGGAAGTAGATAGGATTAAAGAAGAGTTGAAAAAACTCACCAGTAAAGATGTTCAGATCAATATAATCGAAATCCGACGTCCTGAATTAGATTCTGCTATAGTTGGTGAAACTATTGCAAAGCAGATCGAATCCAGAATAAACTATAAAAGAGCCATTAAAATGGGTATCCAATCTGCAATAAGAGCAGGTGCTGAAGGTATCAAGGTCAGAGTAAGCGGCAGACTTAATGGTGCAGAGATGGCGAGAAGTGAAGAGTTTAAAGATGGCAGAACTCCATTGCATACATTCAGAGCAGATATAGATTACTCCATCAAGGAAGCATTGACAGTTTATGGTAAAATCGGGATAAAAACCTGGATATGTAAAGGTGAAGTGCTTGAGAAAAGAGACCTTTCGCCAAATGTAACAGCGGGCAAAGCTAATACAGATGGTGGAGGAGAAAATAGAGAAAGAGGAGATAGAGGAGACCACCGAGGCGGTAGAGGAGAAAGAGGAGATAGAAATGAAAGACGTGGTGGAGACAGAAGAGGAGGTCAAGGCGGACAGGGTGGACAAGGAGGAAATAGAAAAAGATAA
- the rplB gene encoding 50S ribosomal protein L2, with protein sequence MAIKKFNPITPGLRQKVQVDYSELTTSKPEKSLTVGKSKSGGRNHDGKMTMRQIGGGNKQKYRIIDFKRDKEGIPAKVVSIEYDPNRTSFIALLVYADGEKRYIIAPDKIKVGDAIMSGKDATPDTGNALYFSSIPLGADIHAIEMSPGKGAALARSAGTYATMVGREGKYAIVKLPSGEVRRVLLTCKAVIGRASNPDHGLEVMGKAGKTRWLGKRSRVRGVAMNPVDHPMGGGEGRASGGHPRSRTGIMAKGQKTRSVKKASSRLIISKRK encoded by the coding sequence ATGGCAATTAAAAAATTTAACCCAATCACTCCGGGCCTGAGACAAAAAGTTCAGGTCGATTATTCGGAATTGACTACTTCCAAACCGGAAAAAAGCCTCACAGTAGGTAAGTCAAAATCCGGTGGAAGGAACCATGATGGGAAAATGACAATGCGTCAAATTGGAGGCGGAAATAAACAAAAATACAGAATTATCGACTTCAAAAGAGATAAAGAAGGTATTCCGGCTAAGGTTGTTTCCATAGAGTATGATCCAAACAGAACATCATTTATAGCCTTATTGGTGTATGCTGATGGAGAAAAAAGATATATTATAGCTCCCGACAAGATTAAAGTAGGTGATGCTATTATGTCTGGCAAAGATGCTACTCCTGATACTGGAAATGCTTTATACTTTTCTTCAATCCCATTAGGAGCTGATATTCATGCTATCGAAATGTCACCTGGCAAAGGTGCAGCTTTAGCAAGAAGCGCAGGTACATATGCGACAATGGTCGGACGTGAAGGTAAGTATGCCATAGTAAAATTGCCATCAGGCGAAGTAAGAAGAGTATTGTTGACTTGCAAAGCTGTCATCGGACGTGCTTCAAACCCTGATCATGGGCTGGAAGTAATGGGAAAAGCGGGTAAAACCAGATGGTTGGGCAAGAGATCAAGAGTAAGAGGGGTAGCAATGAACCCGGTAGATCACCCGATGGGTGGAGGTGAAGGTAGGGCTTCAGGAGGGCATCCAAGATCCAGAACCGGCATCATGGCAAAAGGACAGAAAACCAGAAGCGTTAAGAAGGCTTCAAGTAGATTAATTATTTCAAAACGTAAGTAA
- the rplX gene encoding 50S ribosomal protein L24 gives MHIKKGDNVMVIAGSNKGLKGEVKLVIPKENRAIVDGVNMVKKHIKSTQDNPGGINEMEAPIHISNLKLIDPKSGLPTRIGRKVVDGKSVRYSKKSGEIIK, from the coding sequence TTGCATATAAAGAAAGGGGATAATGTAATGGTTATCGCTGGATCCAATAAAGGACTTAAAGGTGAAGTTAAATTGGTGATCCCAAAAGAAAATCGTGCAATTGTGGATGGTGTTAATATGGTCAAAAAACATATCAAATCTACTCAGGACAATCCTGGGGGGATAAATGAGATGGAAGCACCTATTCATATTTCAAACCTTAAGCTTATTGATCCTAAATCAGGGTTGCCTACAAGAATTGGCAGAAAAGTGGTGGATGGGAAATCGGTAAGATATTCAAAAAAATCAGGAGAAATTATCAAGTAA
- the rplN gene encoding 50S ribosomal protein L14, with protein MIQTESRLKVADNSGAKEVLCIRVLGGTRRRYASVGDKIVVAVKSATPTGIKKGTVTKAVIVRTSKEIRRKDGSYIRFDDNAVVLLNAADEPRGSRIFGPVARELRDRDYMRIVSLAPEVL; from the coding sequence ATGATCCAAACAGAGTCAAGATTAAAAGTTGCAGATAACAGCGGAGCGAAAGAGGTTCTTTGTATCCGTGTATTAGGTGGAACAAGACGAAGATATGCATCAGTTGGTGACAAAATCGTCGTAGCTGTGAAGTCAGCTACACCTACCGGTATTAAAAAAGGTACTGTAACTAAAGCAGTTATTGTCAGGACCAGCAAAGAAATCAGAAGAAAAGATGGTTCATATATCAGATTTGATGATAATGCGGTTGTACTTCTGAATGCTGCAGATGAGCCAAGAGGAAGCCGTATATTCGGACCTGTGGCCAGAGAGTTGAGAGATCGTGATTATATGCGTATTGTATCATTAGCACCCGAAGTGCTCTAA
- the rplP gene encoding 50S ribosomal protein L16, translating into MLQPKRTRYRKQHKMNPKGIAVKGSTISFGSFALKSMEIGRITNRQLESARIAMTRYMKREGKVWIRIFPDKPITKKPQEVRMGKGKGALDHWVAVIKPGKIMFEIDGVPAEIAVEALRLAAQKLPVLTKTVVRVDYSE; encoded by the coding sequence ATGTTACAACCAAAAAGAACGAGGTACAGAAAACAGCATAAAATGAACCCCAAAGGTATAGCCGTTAAGGGTAGCACAATATCTTTTGGTTCATTTGCTCTAAAGTCCATGGAGATTGGCAGAATTACAAACAGACAACTTGAGTCTGCAAGGATTGCCATGACCAGATATATGAAAAGGGAAGGAAAGGTTTGGATCAGAATATTTCCGGACAAACCTATCACCAAGAAGCCTCAGGAAGTGCGTATGGGTAAGGGTAAAGGAGCCTTAGATCATTGGGTAGCAGTTATTAAACCAGGTAAAATAATGTTTGAAATTGACGGTGTACCAGCGGAAATTGCGGTGGAAGCATTAAGACTGGCAGCTCAAAAATTACCTGTATTGACAAAAACAGTTGTTAGAGTAGATTATAGCGAATAA
- the rpsQ gene encoding 30S ribosomal protein S17: protein MTENLLNKIRIGVVSSAKMDKTVTVLIERKLKHPIYGKFVKKSKKFFVHDENNECTEGDTVKITETRPLSKMKSWRLVEIVEKAK, encoded by the coding sequence ATGACTGAAAATTTATTAAACAAAATAAGAATAGGCGTGGTATCCAGTGCTAAAATGGATAAAACAGTGACTGTTTTGATTGAAAGAAAATTGAAACACCCTATTTATGGTAAATTCGTGAAGAAGTCAAAAAAATTCTTTGTTCACGACGAAAACAATGAGTGTACCGAAGGTGATACTGTAAAAATTACAGAAACCAGGCCCTTAAGTAAAATGAAGAGCTGGAGACTTGTTGAAATTGTTGAAAAAGCGAAATAA
- the rpsN gene encoding 30S ribosomal protein S14 yields the protein MARKSVIAREIKRERLVAKYADLRKKLKEAGDYEALDKLPKNSSKVRLHNRCKLTGRPKGYMRRFGINRVTFRKMANEGLIPGITKASW from the coding sequence ATGGCTAGAAAATCCGTTATAGCAAGAGAAATAAAAAGAGAAAGATTAGTAGCTAAATATGCTGATTTGAGGAAAAAACTTAAAGAAGCAGGCGATTATGAAGCCCTTGATAAATTACCAAAAAATTCTTCTAAAGTACGCTTACACAATAGATGTAAACTTACAGGAAGACCTAAAGGATACATGAGACGATTTGGAATCAACCGTGTGACCTTCAGGAAAATGGCAAATGAAGGTCTTATTCCGGGTATCACAAAAGCAAGCTGGTAA
- the rplD gene encoding 50S ribosomal protein L4 → MKLDVLNIQGGSTGRSVELPEEIFGVEPNPHAVYLAVKQYLAAQRQGTHKAKEKWEISRTTKKLKRQKGTGTARAGSMKSPVFRGGGRTFGPKPRNYSFKLNKKVKELARYSAYSDKVASGSMIVVEDFNLAAPSTKEYKRILENLKVDGKSLLLTAEINSNVYLSGRNLPKSQVRFVNDANTYDIIGADVLLISENSINKLKSAFQEQ, encoded by the coding sequence ATGAAACTAGATGTTCTAAATATACAAGGTGGCAGTACAGGAAGAAGTGTAGAACTTCCTGAAGAAATATTTGGTGTAGAACCAAATCCTCATGCGGTATATCTTGCTGTAAAACAATATCTTGCTGCACAAAGACAAGGTACTCACAAAGCTAAAGAAAAGTGGGAGATCTCAAGAACAACTAAAAAGTTGAAAAGACAAAAGGGAACAGGTACTGCAAGAGCAGGTTCTATGAAGAGCCCTGTTTTCAGAGGTGGTGGACGTACATTTGGACCTAAACCACGTAATTATTCATTCAAACTGAATAAAAAAGTCAAAGAACTTGCAAGATATTCTGCTTATTCTGACAAAGTCGCTTCAGGTTCAATGATTGTAGTCGAAGATTTCAATCTTGCTGCTCCAAGTACCAAAGAATACAAAAGAATCCTTGAAAACTTGAAAGTGGATGGAAAATCATTATTACTGACAGCAGAGATCAATTCAAATGTCTACCTATCAGGAAGAAACCTTCCTAAGAGTCAGGTGAGATTTGTAAATGATGCCAATACTTATGATATTATTGGAGCTGATGTTCTTTTGATTTCTGAAAATTCAATAAATAAACTTAAATCTGCTTTTCAGGAGCAATAA
- the rplV gene encoding 50S ribosomal protein L22, protein MEAHAKLRNCPMSARKMRLVVDNIRGKSVDDALNILKYTNKEAAGWVEKLLLSAVSNWASKTEVASPEDYRLFVKTAFVDGGSVLKRFRPAPHGRANRIRKRMNHVTLVVENKLEIQD, encoded by the coding sequence ATGGAGGCACATGCAAAACTTAGAAATTGTCCGATGTCAGCTCGAAAGATGCGATTGGTGGTTGACAATATCAGAGGCAAATCCGTAGATGATGCCCTTAATATATTGAAATATACAAACAAGGAAGCAGCTGGATGGGTTGAAAAACTTTTATTGTCGGCAGTATCCAATTGGGCTTCAAAGACTGAAGTGGCAAGTCCTGAAGATTATAGATTGTTTGTCAAAACTGCCTTCGTTGATGGTGGTTCAGTACTTAAGAGATTCAGACCGGCACCCCATGGAAGGGCTAACAGAATCAGAAAAAGAATGAACCATGTAACACTAGTGGTCGAGAATAAATTAGAAATCCAAGATTAA
- the rpsS gene encoding 30S ribosomal protein S19, producing MARSIKKGPYVYHKLYEKVVKATESNKKSVIKTWSRASMIIPDMIGQTIAVHNGKTFIPVFVTENMVGHKLGEFSLTRTFRGHSGNKK from the coding sequence ATGGCTAGATCAATAAAAAAAGGACCTTATGTATATCACAAGCTTTACGAAAAAGTCGTGAAAGCAACTGAAAGTAATAAAAAATCTGTGATTAAGACATGGTCGAGAGCTTCAATGATTATACCTGATATGATAGGTCAAACAATTGCAGTTCACAATGGAAAGACTTTCATCCCTGTATTTGTGACAGAAAACATGGTAGGTCACAAGTTGGGAGAGTTTTCCTTGACCAGAACATTCAGAGGTCATAGTGGTAATAAAAAATAA